A region of Campylobacter concisus DNA encodes the following proteins:
- a CDS encoding metal ABC transporter permease, which produces MSEILELNFMQNAFIAGILVSIICGLIGSLVVINKMTFIAGGIAHGAYGGIGLAFFFSLEPLLGASIFSLFLALIIATITLKDKTNIDSVIGAIWAFGMAIGIIFIDLTPGYNADLMSYLFGSILAVSGQDITFMSILDILFLALIALFYRQFVAISFDAEFAKLRGVNTTFFHYLLVCMMALCVVATIRVVGLILVIALLTIPPYLAQIFAKRLGLMMLISTIFSVIFCFSGLFISFYFNLTGGASIILVASLCFFAFCFKFKSLRQ; this is translated from the coding sequence ATGAGTGAAATTTTAGAGTTAAATTTTATGCAAAATGCCTTTATTGCTGGTATTTTAGTGAGTATCATTTGTGGGCTCATAGGCTCACTCGTTGTTATAAATAAAATGACTTTTATCGCTGGCGGTATCGCGCACGGAGCATATGGCGGCATAGGACTTGCCTTTTTCTTCTCGCTCGAACCACTTCTTGGAGCTAGCATATTCTCGCTCTTTTTAGCCCTTATAATCGCCACTATCACGTTAAAAGATAAAACCAACATCGACTCAGTCATCGGTGCTATTTGGGCATTTGGCATGGCTATTGGTATCATTTTTATCGATTTAACTCCAGGATACAATGCCGATCTTATGAGCTATCTTTTTGGCTCTATCTTAGCAGTGAGCGGGCAAGATATAACATTTATGAGTATTTTAGATATCTTATTTTTAGCACTCATTGCCCTTTTTTACCGTCAATTTGTAGCTATTAGTTTTGATGCAGAATTTGCAAAGCTACGCGGTGTAAACACAACATTTTTTCACTATTTATTAGTATGTATGATGGCACTTTGTGTGGTGGCTACGATTCGTGTTGTGGGGCTGATTTTAGTCATCGCTCTTCTTACTATACCGCCATATTTAGCACAAATTTTTGCCAAAAGACTGGGACTGATGATGCTAATCTCTACTATCTTTTCAGTCATTTTTTGCTTTAGTGGTCTATTTATTAGCTTTTATTTTAACCTAACAGGCGGAGCTAGCATAATCTTAGTTGCTTCACTTTGCTTTTTTGCTTTTTGTTTTAAATTTAAAAGCTTACGTCAGTAG